The following coding sequences are from one Triticum dicoccoides isolate Atlit2015 ecotype Zavitan chromosome 4A, WEW_v2.0, whole genome shotgun sequence window:
- the LOC119286194 gene encoding 50S ribosomal protein L24-like, with protein sequence MGWKAAEKLIRHWKILRGDNVMIIRGKDKGESGLIKRVIRSQNRVIVEGKNLVKKHIKQGEGQTGGIFSMEAPLHVSNVQVIDPVTGKPCKTTYKYLPDGTKVRVSRGMNASGAVIPRPEILKERKKPRPTSHGPKDTPIEHVLEKTYDAKAGIGMPDL encoded by the exons ATGGGGTGGAAGGCCGCGGAGAAGCTCATCAGGCACTGGAAGATCCTCCGCGGCGACAAC GTGATGATCATAAGGGGCAAGGACAAGGGGGAGAGCGGGCTGATCAAGCGGGTCATCCGGTCGCAGAATCGCGTCATCGTCGAGGGCAAGAATCTG GTTAAGAAACATATTAAGCAAGGGGAAGGACAAACAGGTGGGATCTTCTCAATGGAAGctccacttcatgtttcaaatgtaCAAGTAATTGATCCAGTCACCGG GAAACCATGCAAGACTACATACAAGTATTTGCCAGATGGGACTAAAGTAAGGGTCTCTAGAGGAATGAATGCGTCTGGTGCTGTCATACCTCGGCCAGAAATTTTGAAGGAGAGAAAAAAGCCAAGACCCACATCTC ATGGCCCAAAGGACACACCAATTGAGCATGTGCTGGAGAAGACCTATGATGCCAAAGCTGGAATTGGTATGCCTGATCTATGA